The following coding sequences are from one Paenibacillus tundrae window:
- a CDS encoding DMT family transporter → MSWIFLVMAGIFEMIGVLMINKLHKERNLISLILLIAGFGLSFWLLSLAMETLPMGTAYAVWTGIGASGGAILGMIFYGEPRNALRIVFITMVLGSAVGLKLVS, encoded by the coding sequence ATGAGCTGGATATTTCTAGTTATGGCCGGAATATTTGAGATGATCGGGGTGCTTATGATTAATAAGCTGCACAAAGAACGAAATTTGATTTCATTGATTCTGTTAATTGCAGGCTTTGGCCTGAGCTTCTGGTTGTTATCGCTGGCGATGGAGACGCTTCCCATGGGAACAGCTTATGCTGTGTGGACGGGAATCGGAGCCTCTGGCGGAGCGATTTTAGGCATGATTTTCTATGGGGAACCTCGAAATGCACTACGAATTGTATTTATTACGATGGTGCTCGG
- a CDS encoding DMT family transporter — translation MNKTWLSVIVAAIFEVGWVIGLKHASGVLEWGLTLIAIIISFTLMIAASRSLAVGTVYAVFVGLGTAGTVLAEIVLFGAAVQTGKMLLIGLLLLGVIGLKMLSKEKTKEVHH, via the coding sequence ATGAACAAAACCTGGTTATCCGTGATTGTAGCAGCCATTTTTGAGGTAGGCTGGGTGATTGGCTTGAAGCATGCGAGTGGAGTATTGGAATGGGGGCTAACCCTGATCGCAATCATTATAAGTTTTACGTTGATGATTGCAGCTTCACGTTCGCTTGCTGTAGGAACGGTATACGCTGTATTTGTTGGACTGGGTACAGCCGGCACCGTGCTTGCAGAGATTGTTCTATTCGGTGCGGCGGTGCAGACGGGGAAAATGTTACTCATTGGATTGCTCTTGCTTGGTGTGATCGGTCTTAAAATGTTAAGCAAAGAGAAAACGAAGGAGGTGCATCATTAA
- a CDS encoding SDR family NAD(P)-dependent oxidoreductase, which produces MNKPEFHLEGQTALVTGAGRGIGKAIAIGLAESGSDVVLVSRTFSEIEETAAYIQEHTGRRAIALTADVTSRQQLEETFREAIAAMGRLDILVNNAGMNIRTPALEVTDEQWEAIMQTNLKSAFMASQMAGQHMKDQGGGKIVNISSVGGHTALRTGVVYGSTKAAMIHMTKVLAMEWGKYGIRVNAVGPWYFRTPLTEKLLNDPQYLEEIVDRTPLQRVGELHEVVGPVIFLASDAAGYITGQTLLVDGGMSIYGF; this is translated from the coding sequence ATGAACAAGCCGGAATTTCATCTGGAGGGACAAACGGCACTGGTGACAGGTGCAGGCAGAGGGATTGGTAAGGCGATTGCCATAGGGCTTGCTGAGTCGGGCAGTGATGTAGTGTTGGTATCACGGACTTTCAGCGAAATTGAGGAAACCGCAGCCTACATTCAAGAACACACAGGGCGCAGAGCGATAGCTCTTACTGCTGATGTAACGTCCAGACAGCAACTCGAAGAGACATTCAGAGAGGCCATTGCTGCGATGGGAAGGTTGGACATTCTTGTTAATAATGCAGGCATGAACATCCGCACACCTGCACTCGAAGTAACGGACGAGCAGTGGGAAGCGATTATGCAGACTAATCTGAAATCGGCTTTTATGGCGTCACAAATGGCTGGTCAACATATGAAGGATCAGGGCGGTGGAAAAATCGTAAATATCTCATCCGTTGGCGGGCATACAGCCCTACGGACTGGTGTTGTGTATGGATCGACGAAGGCAGCCATGATACATATGACGAAGGTGCTTGCGATGGAGTGGGGGAAATACGGAATTCGTGTCAATGCAGTTGGCCCGTGGTATTTCCGTACACCACTGACCGAGAAGCTGCTGAATGATCCTCAATACCTTGAAGAGATCGTCGATCGCACACCACTTCAGCGCGTGGGGGAACTTCATGAGGTAGTGGGGCCGGTTATATTTTTGGCATCCGATGCGGCAGGGTATATTACCGGGCAAACGCTCTTAGTGGATGGTGGGATGTCCATTTATGGGTTTTAA
- a CDS encoding VOC family protein — MSYHFYGLDHVQLAAPEGCEKEARHFYNQLLGWREIPKPEALQKRGGVWFQCGAHQVHIGVQEAFVPALKAHPAFHVQNLDELRDDLQRKQIQVIHDDARTDEGVKRFYLSDPFGNRLELLEWMSA, encoded by the coding sequence ATGTCTTATCATTTCTATGGTCTTGACCACGTGCAACTAGCGGCTCCAGAAGGTTGTGAAAAAGAGGCTCGTCATTTTTATAATCAGTTATTAGGGTGGCGTGAAATTCCCAAACCTGAAGCTCTACAAAAACGTGGTGGCGTATGGTTTCAATGTGGTGCTCATCAAGTGCACATTGGAGTCCAAGAAGCTTTTGTTCCTGCCTTAAAAGCTCATCCTGCCTTTCATGTGCAGAATTTGGATGAGCTACGTGATGATCTGCAACGTAAACAGATTCAAGTAATTCATGATGACGCACGGACAGATGAAGGGGTAAAAAGGTTTTATTTAAGTGATCCGTTTGGTAATCGGCTTGAATTACTTGAATGGATGTCTGCATAA
- a CDS encoding aldo/keto reductase translates to MERREYGNTGMQVSTLGFGGAEIGQNVSKQDVATLLNSALDAGLNIIDTAECYGDSEALIGEVLSHRRDDYYLFTKCGHAAGIDGPNWDAKVLEQTIDRSLKRLKTDYVDVIHLHSCSEEVLRQGAVIEVLQRAKQAGKTRFIGYSGDTKDARYAIETGAFDSLETSLNIADQEAIELTLPEARKRNMGVIAKRPIANAAWTHESLPEKDYSYVYWKRLKELDYDFLKDTDVQKAVETALRFTLSTEGVDTAIVGTSKPNRWQQNADLVSKGALPQDVYEEIRAHWKKVERSDWTGQI, encoded by the coding sequence ATGGAACGACGTGAATATGGGAATACAGGTATGCAAGTGAGTACACTTGGATTTGGTGGAGCTGAGATTGGACAGAACGTTTCTAAGCAAGATGTGGCAACACTGTTAAACAGTGCGTTAGATGCAGGACTTAACATTATCGATACCGCTGAATGTTATGGGGATAGTGAGGCATTGATCGGAGAGGTGCTGTCACATCGTCGAGATGACTATTATCTATTTACCAAATGTGGACATGCTGCCGGTATCGATGGACCGAATTGGGATGCCAAAGTACTGGAGCAAACCATTGATCGGAGTCTCAAGCGCCTGAAAACGGACTATGTGGATGTCATTCATCTACATAGCTGTTCTGAAGAGGTGCTTCGGCAAGGGGCAGTCATAGAAGTTCTTCAGCGTGCGAAGCAAGCAGGGAAAACCAGATTTATTGGATATAGCGGGGATACGAAGGATGCACGGTACGCAATAGAGACTGGGGCATTTGACAGCCTGGAGACCTCCCTAAATATTGCTGATCAAGAAGCGATTGAGCTGACTTTACCTGAGGCACGTAAAAGAAATATGGGGGTAATCGCCAAAAGACCGATCGCGAACGCAGCGTGGACACATGAGTCGCTTCCGGAAAAGGATTATTCCTATGTATATTGGAAGCGCTTGAAGGAACTAGACTATGATTTTCTCAAAGATACTGACGTGCAGAAAGCAGTTGAAACGGCCTTACGCTTCACATTGAGCACAGAGGGTGTGGATACAGCAATTGTCGGAACCTCTAAGCCGAACCGTTGGCAGCAAAATGCGGATTTGGTATCCAAAGGCGCATTGCCACAAGATGTCTATGAAGAGATTAGAGCGCATTGGAAAAAGGTAGAAAGATCTGATTGGACAGGACAAATATAA
- a CDS encoding GNAT family N-acetyltransferase yields the protein MNMKLELVPWERRQVIRHLMQFYLYDFTKYLNIDVDHNGVFPEYPGLDAFWAEEGRKFPFLITSDGAPAGFALVERFEPGNIDNDYYLTEFFVMQKYRRSGVGTQAAHELFERFPGRWKVTQVRNNVVAQAFWRKVIGAYTGGRFREKFHPELGNPSQFFVT from the coding sequence ATGAATATGAAACTGGAGCTGGTTCCCTGGGAACGTCGTCAGGTAATTCGGCATTTAATGCAATTCTATCTTTATGATTTCACCAAATATCTTAATATTGATGTTGACCATAATGGGGTGTTTCCAGAATACCCTGGATTGGATGCATTCTGGGCAGAAGAAGGACGCAAATTCCCTTTCTTGATAACGAGTGATGGAGCGCCAGCTGGATTCGCTCTAGTAGAACGCTTTGAACCAGGAAATATCGACAATGATTACTACTTAACTGAATTTTTTGTGATGCAAAAATATCGGCGCAGCGGAGTGGGGACACAAGCAGCGCATGAGTTGTTCGAACGGTTTCCTGGTCGTTGGAAGGTTACACAGGTACGTAATAACGTAGTCGCTCAGGCTTTCTGGCGCAAGGTTATTGGAGCTTACACAGGTGGACGCTTTCGAGAAAAGTTCCATCCGGAGCTTGGTAATCCCAGTCAGTTTTTTGTGACGTAA